Proteins encoded together in one Candidatus Polarisedimenticolia bacterium window:
- a CDS encoding TrkA family potassium uptake protein, which produces MKQFAVIGLGKFGTKIALTLADKGGQVLVVDEDIRKVEEIKDQVAQAVCLDSTDEDAMRAAGLEDVDAAIVSTGGNLEHSILTTAILKRLGVPHIVARAASALHAQILERVGATRVINVEEQMGEQVARSIIAPAIQEQFALATGHSLAEVVPRPEFIGQTIGKLNFRQAYGVNIIAIQKRIPFVTPEGKNAYQIQINDLPKPTDVLEEDDVLVVVGSDENIERLARGEAS; this is translated from the coding sequence ATGAAGCAGTTCGCCGTGATCGGGCTGGGAAAGTTCGGCACCAAGATCGCCCTCACGCTGGCCGACAAGGGGGGACAGGTCCTGGTGGTCGACGAGGACATCCGCAAGGTCGAGGAGATCAAGGACCAGGTGGCGCAGGCGGTCTGCCTCGATTCGACCGACGAGGACGCCATGCGCGCCGCCGGGCTGGAGGACGTGGATGCGGCCATCGTGAGCACCGGGGGCAACCTGGAGCACTCGATCCTGACCACCGCGATCCTGAAGCGCCTCGGGGTGCCCCACATCGTGGCGCGCGCCGCCTCGGCGTTGCACGCCCAGATCCTGGAGCGCGTCGGCGCCACCCGGGTCATCAACGTGGAGGAGCAGATGGGCGAGCAGGTGGCGCGCAGCATCATCGCTCCCGCCATCCAGGAGCAGTTCGCCCTGGCCACGGGCCACAGCCTGGCGGAAGTGGTGCCGCGCCCCGAGTTCATCGGGCAGACGATCGGCAAGCTCAACTTCCGGCAGGCGTATGGAGTGAACATCATCGCCATCCAGAAGCGCATCCCCTTCGTGACTCCGGAGGGGAAGAATGCCTACCAGATCCAGATCAACGACCTTCCGAAGCCCACCGACGTCCTGGAGGAGGACGACGTGCTCGTGGTGGTGGGGAGCGACGAGAATATCGAGCGGCTGGCGCGCGGCGAGGCTTCCTAG
- a CDS encoding DUF47 family protein: MGITGETGGEFIQTFQALAENASAAAAMLVRVTEEPISGQTASRPRSAGLALPAQERSGHPAATGLDLVHDWDLRQLVATIDGIIDQAHGIADKAIFFGLQDRVHGASELAQILRQQTLEIQTAIRAIGQSQRVRELCVAVHRLEVEADRVFQEAMRRLFRQEPDPIRLLKAREILESIHRATDACEDAAQILETLALR; this comes from the coding sequence ATGGGCATCACCGGAGAGACGGGAGGCGAGTTCATCCAGACGTTCCAGGCGCTCGCCGAGAACGCGAGCGCCGCGGCGGCCATGCTGGTCCGGGTGACCGAGGAGCCGATCAGCGGCCAGACCGCGTCGCGCCCGCGCTCGGCCGGGCTGGCGCTACCGGCCCAGGAGCGGAGCGGGCATCCCGCCGCCACGGGCCTGGATCTGGTGCACGACTGGGATCTTCGCCAGCTCGTCGCCACCATCGACGGCATCATCGACCAGGCGCACGGCATCGCCGACAAGGCGATCTTTTTCGGATTGCAGGATCGAGTTCACGGGGCCTCCGAGCTGGCCCAAATTCTCCGGCAGCAGACCCTCGAGATTCAGACCGCCATCCGGGCGATCGGCCAGAGCCAGCGCGTGCGCGAGCTGTGCGTCGCCGTCCACCGGCTGGAGGTCGAAGCCGACCGGGTCTTCCAGGAGGCGATGCGCCGGCTCTTCCGCCAGGAGCCCGATCCGATCCGGCTCCTCAAGGCCCGCGAAATCCTGGAGTCGATCCACCGCGCCACCGACGCCTGCGAGGATGCCGCGCAGATCCTGGAGACCCTCGCCCTGAGGTGA
- a CDS encoding potassium transporter TrkG produces the protein METRERIPLQNRLRYPVLGLALLALICLVLTHGYGLPAPPWFQSAQTILLNTLTILFLADMALNLVFEPDRGPWLKSHIPDLILAPGAFYFLFHGQAAMSGGLVIAREVFVVYRLVSRTRWFQQLPLALQLRPTQQLGLSFLGLIVAGAFLLTIPAATRDGHGAAPIDALFTATSAVCVTGLAVLDTGSTYTLFGKSVILALIQVGGLGIMTLSTSIALIFQRKLGLRTRAMMELLVEGPSLQHMTSVVFNIVRAALLIEAAGAVLLYLRWRKDFVSETEAIFASIFHAVAAFCNAGFSLLPDSLEGYRGSVTINLILIPLMVMGGLGFTVLAAFFNAGTLRLRWKERRRATVHARLALTATLILLVAGALFIFFFEFDGALATLSLKEKVLASTFQSASLRTAGLRTLDPAMFQNVTIWLMVLWMFIGGCPSSAAGGIKVTTAAILVLAVRSMLLGRDDVEVFGRRIPKEAVYKSIAITTISLLAVTVGFALLLVSEGGSFVGLLFETVSAFANVGLSLGVTPTLTGAGKLILILLMVAGRLGPLALALAVGEKTRRASFRLPEARILVG, from the coding sequence GTGGAGACGCGCGAACGGATCCCGCTGCAGAACCGGCTTCGCTATCCTGTCCTGGGGCTGGCGCTCCTGGCGCTGATCTGCCTCGTCCTGACCCACGGGTACGGTCTCCCCGCCCCGCCCTGGTTCCAATCCGCCCAGACGATCCTCCTGAACACGCTGACGATCCTCTTCCTGGCCGACATGGCGCTGAACCTTGTCTTCGAGCCCGATCGAGGTCCCTGGCTCAAGAGCCACATCCCCGATCTGATCCTGGCTCCGGGCGCCTTCTACTTCCTGTTCCACGGGCAGGCGGCGATGAGCGGCGGCCTGGTCATTGCACGGGAAGTGTTCGTCGTCTACCGTCTGGTGTCGAGGACCCGCTGGTTCCAGCAGCTGCCGCTGGCGCTGCAGCTGCGCCCGACCCAGCAGCTGGGGCTGAGCTTCCTGGGACTCATCGTGGCGGGGGCCTTCCTCCTGACCATTCCGGCCGCGACGCGCGACGGGCATGGAGCCGCGCCGATCGACGCCTTGTTCACCGCCACCTCCGCGGTCTGCGTCACGGGGCTGGCCGTGCTGGACACCGGCAGCACCTACACTCTGTTCGGCAAGTCGGTGATCCTGGCGCTGATCCAGGTCGGCGGCCTGGGGATCATGACGCTGTCCACCTCGATCGCCCTCATCTTCCAGCGCAAGCTCGGACTGCGGACGCGGGCGATGATGGAGCTGCTGGTGGAAGGGCCGTCGCTGCAGCACATGACCTCGGTGGTCTTCAACATCGTGCGGGCGGCCCTGCTGATCGAAGCGGCCGGCGCCGTCCTGCTCTACCTGCGCTGGCGGAAGGATTTCGTCTCCGAGACGGAAGCGATCTTCGCGAGCATCTTCCATGCCGTCGCCGCCTTCTGCAACGCCGGCTTCTCGCTGCTCCCCGACAGCCTGGAAGGATATCGCGGCAGCGTGACCATCAACCTGATCCTGATTCCGCTCATGGTGATGGGAGGGTTGGGGTTCACCGTGCTGGCCGCTTTCTTCAACGCCGGGACGCTCCGCCTGCGCTGGAAAGAGCGCCGTCGGGCTACCGTCCACGCCCGGCTGGCGCTCACCGCCACGCTGATCCTTCTGGTGGCGGGGGCGCTGTTCATCTTCTTCTTCGAGTTCGACGGGGCGCTCGCCACGCTGAGCCTCAAGGAGAAGGTGCTTGCTTCCACCTTCCAGTCCGCATCGCTGCGGACCGCGGGCCTGCGCACTCTGGATCCCGCGATGTTCCAGAACGTGACGATCTGGCTGATGGTCCTCTGGATGTTCATCGGTGGCTGCCCCTCTTCCGCGGCGGGGGGAATCAAGGTGACCACCGCCGCCATTCTCGTGCTGGCGGTGCGCTCCATGCTCCTGGGGCGCGACGACGTGGAGGTCTTCGGCCGGAGGATCCCGAAGGAAGCGGTGTACAAGTCGATAGCCATCACCACCATCTCCCTGCTCGCCGTGACGGTGGGCTTCGCGCTCCTGCTGGTCAGCGAGGGCGGCTCGTTCGTGGGACTGCTGTTCGAGACCGTCTCGGCGTTCGCCAACGTGGGGCTCTCGTTGGGAGTGACGCCGACCCTGACCGGAGCCGGCAAGCTGATCCTCATCCTGCTGATGGTGGCCGGGAGGCTCGGACCGCTCGCCCTGGCCCTCGCCGTGGGCGAGAAGACGCGCCGGGCCTCGTTCCGCCTCCCCGAGGCCAGGATCCTCGTCGGATGA
- a CDS encoding caspase family protein → MSRKALCVGINNYPGTANDLSGCVNDAKDWAAALKTRGYDITMLLDDKATRANMVSELTKLVTGGAKGDSLVFTYSGHGSWIPDDDGDDADGRDEMLCPYDISQNHYLLDDDLADIFAKKADGVRLHFISDSCHSGTVSRFAPLGPEFANQPKARFLPPETFLKSKDEIHAARRVALIGHSTRQKYPALLAAACQDVQFSYDANFGGRPNGAFTYWALKELDKKPETPMQWMHGIRTHLPTGVYPQNPRLYGSTAVKRGPMF, encoded by the coding sequence ATGTCCAGGAAGGCACTGTGCGTGGGAATCAACAACTACCCGGGGACGGCGAACGACCTGTCCGGCTGCGTCAACGACGCCAAGGACTGGGCGGCCGCCCTCAAGACACGCGGGTATGACATCACCATGCTGCTGGACGACAAGGCGACGCGGGCCAATATGGTGTCGGAGCTGACCAAGCTGGTAACCGGCGGTGCCAAGGGCGATTCCCTCGTCTTCACCTACTCCGGCCATGGCTCATGGATTCCGGACGACGACGGCGATGATGCCGACGGACGCGATGAGATGCTCTGCCCATACGACATCAGCCAGAACCACTACCTGCTGGACGATGATCTGGCCGATATCTTCGCGAAGAAGGCCGACGGCGTGCGCCTCCACTTCATCTCGGATTCCTGCCATTCCGGGACGGTGTCGAGGTTTGCTCCCTTGGGACCGGAATTCGCGAACCAGCCGAAGGCAAGATTCCTGCCACCGGAGACCTTCCTGAAGTCGAAGGACGAGATCCACGCTGCGCGCCGGGTCGCCCTGATCGGCCACTCTACCCGGCAGAAATACCCGGCTCTGCTGGCGGCGGCCTGCCAGGATGTGCAGTTCAGCTACGACGCCAACTTCGGCGGCCGTCCCAATGGTGCCTTCACCTACTGGGCGCTCAAGGAGCTGGACAAGAAGCCCGAGACACCGATGCAGTGGATGCATGGTATCCGCACCCACCTGCCGACCGGGGTCTATCCGCAAAACCCGCGGCTCTACGGATCCACCGCCGTCAAGCGCGGCCCGATGTTCTGA
- a CDS encoding HAMP domain-containing protein — translation MPVTGLSLFYLNGILDDVQSITEIDAQIVETTRSIAARLDEVAENEVAYVLLRDESYLEQSRRAMDEIAQTPLEGLPHLGGQDTGYGAVRDLAAEYNLTLTRLADLYAGPAAGPEAIPELEQNLARIADRLRALKERSVSERDPQARRHVLELMRHTTTSLAETLVETAQERDPDRARILQDLIRIRERIGAIAHDIEERAAAHVEEHRGHVDVLSNRARRNLLTTILLTGIVCISLVLYLPSRVVRSLRRITHVLQQAERGDLDVATLETGRDEVGSLAVHLNRVLRHLRTFDELKSERMLRAEQRLETLVENLETGIVLVDDQMHPSFVSDQARDLLGSPPEGADDARIAGLLVEEDFSELLKAALSAQARQDPRVVDLDMGGSETRRLRIWADPILTATGEVREILLLVRGTGK, via the coding sequence ATGCCGGTCACCGGGCTCTCCCTGTTCTACCTCAACGGCATTCTCGACGACGTCCAGTCGATCACCGAGATCGACGCCCAGATCGTCGAGACCACGCGCTCGATCGCGGCGCGCCTCGACGAGGTGGCCGAGAACGAGGTGGCCTACGTGCTGCTGCGGGACGAGAGCTACCTGGAGCAGAGCCGCCGCGCCATGGACGAGATCGCGCAGACGCCGCTGGAGGGGCTGCCGCACCTCGGAGGCCAGGACACCGGCTACGGCGCGGTGCGCGACCTGGCGGCCGAGTACAACCTGACTCTCACCCGCCTGGCCGATCTCTACGCCGGCCCTGCCGCCGGGCCGGAAGCAATCCCGGAGCTGGAGCAGAACCTGGCGCGCATCGCGGACCGGCTGCGCGCCCTCAAGGAGCGCTCCGTGAGCGAGCGCGACCCGCAGGCCCGCCGCCACGTGCTCGAGCTGATGCGCCACACTACTACTTCGCTGGCGGAGACGCTCGTCGAGACGGCCCAGGAGCGCGATCCCGATCGGGCCCGCATCCTCCAGGACCTGATCCGGATCCGCGAGCGCATCGGAGCCATCGCGCATGACATCGAGGAGCGGGCGGCGGCGCACGTCGAAGAGCACCGCGGCCACGTCGACGTCCTGAGCAACCGGGCGCGCCGCAACCTCCTCACGACGATCCTCCTGACCGGGATCGTCTGCATCTCGCTCGTCCTGTATCTGCCCTCGCGCGTCGTCCGCTCGCTCCGGCGCATCACCCACGTGCTGCAGCAGGCGGAGCGCGGCGACCTGGACGTCGCGACGCTGGAGACCGGGCGCGACGAGGTCGGCAGCCTGGCGGTACACCTGAACCGGGTCCTGCGCCATCTCCGCACCTTCGACGAGCTGAAGAGCGAGCGGATGCTCCGCGCCGAGCAGCGTCTCGAGACCCTGGTGGAAAACCTGGAGACCGGCATCGTCCTGGTGGATGATCAGATGCATCCCAGCTTCGTGAGCGACCAGGCGCGCGATCTGCTCGGGTCCCCGCCCGAAGGGGCCGATGACGCCCGCATCGCCGGCCTCCTGGTGGAGGAAGACTTCTCGGAGCTGCTGAAGGCGGCTCTGTCCGCCCAGGCGCGCCAGGATCCACGGGTCGTCGACCTCGATATGGGAGGATCGGAGACCCGGCGCCTGAGAATCTGGGCCGATCCGATCCTTACCGCCACCGGCGAGGTGCGCGAAATCCTTCTCCTGGTGCGCGGCACGGGGAAATAG